From a single Fulvivirga ulvae genomic region:
- the frr gene encoding ribosome recycling factor, with product MEEINMYLDEAKDLMNKAIKHVSSELVKIRAGKAAPNMLEGLMVAYYGNPTPINQVASITTPDARTLMIKPWEKNVIPEIEKAIINSDLGLNPQNDGEQVIINVPQLTEERRVTLVKQAKHEGEQGKISIRNIRKETNDNLKQLQKEGVSEDEVKRAEDKVQTLTDEFNKKIDEILTKKEAEIMTV from the coding sequence ATGGAAGAAATTAACATGTACCTTGACGAGGCCAAGGATTTGATGAATAAAGCCATTAAGCATGTAAGCAGCGAACTTGTAAAGATCAGGGCCGGAAAGGCTGCCCCGAATATGCTGGAAGGTCTAATGGTTGCATATTATGGAAACCCTACTCCGATCAATCAGGTAGCCTCTATTACCACTCCGGACGCCCGGACTCTTATGATCAAGCCCTGGGAAAAAAATGTAATACCTGAAATTGAAAAGGCTATCATCAACAGCGATCTCGGACTTAACCCTCAAAATGACGGAGAGCAGGTAATCATCAATGTACCTCAACTTACTGAAGAAAGAAGGGTCACGCTTGTAAAACAAGCTAAGCATGAAGGTGAACAGGGCAAAATCAGTATCAGAAATATAAGAAAAGAAACAAATGACAACCTTAAGCAACTTCAAAAAGAGGGTGTATCTGAAGATGAGGTTAAAAGAGCTGAGGACAAAGTTCAGACTTTGACAGATGAGTTCAACAAGAAAATCGACGAGATACTAACCAAGAAGGAAGCTGAGATCATGACAGTTTAG